The DNA region tgtaaatgagtctgaagtaccattataaaaatagcagaattaaaatagtataaaatagcaaaattaaaataatataatatagcagaattaaaattgtataaaaatagctgaattaaaatagtataaaataaaattggaaatcatgcctagtttccctatctgtgccgtacttaacgaccctactgccgggaaatcacattcatcactacatattttgaaagcatgagatcaacaatgcgcccctgtggcctttcaactggtttacttctttcggttaaagccagtttttctccaatacacatttatcagagaaacttcctctttttccccgtGGTAaatctatttgatctcaggcttttcaaaaatacacactctgaaatttatctcagttacctttacacattcaatgttaaaccaggcatggcaaacatttatgaaatcatttaaattagtttaaagtggcatagagtagcagcattaaataattataataataaaatatcaccattaaaaggctaaagtaaagagatatgtttttagtttactttagaagatactgagcgagcttgcctccataatgtctgcaggtaaagtgttccacagctttggtgcataattgataaagacTGCATCccagattttcttttggatgtttctgggaacatctAATAAACctgtagtggatgatcgtaatgttcttgggggcacatagtttattagagagttggcagtgtaacttggtgcggttccgtttagggctttgtatacaagaaggaggaccttaaagtcaattctaaaagttactggaagccagtgtagagcggctaacactggactgatgtgctctctcctcttggttctagtcagcagcctcgctgcagcgttttggatgagctgaagtctctctgttgttttttttgggagaccggtaaagagtgcattacagtaatcgagtcggcttgagataaaagcatggattagttattcagcatccttttgatttagaaattgtctgattttagctatatttctaaggtggaagaaggatgcttttgtcaccttgtttatgtgggatttaaagcttagatatgagtctatgataacaccaagacttgtaacttcaggtttaatcaaaggagtacgtttccccatgttattcagcatcatctctctttttgttacaaggacctactagtaggatttcagttttgttctcatttaattttaaggaattattgctcatccatttatttattgctgacagacaggtggtgatggagttaacagctgtagcatcatttggttcagcagagatgtacagctgtgtgtcatccgcgtagctatggaagcacactgtattctctaatgatgtcccccagtggtagcatgtatagggagaacagtaatggaccgaggtagctcccttgtggaactccaaagtgggcatcatgcttctctgacacatgatctccaggcctgacaaaatactttctccctttgatatatgttctgaaccagtttaatacacagtcagaaagaccaagcAGTTTTTccagacgattaattaggatgtcatggtcgatcgtgtcaaatgctgtgctcaggtctagcaggatatgaattgagaccttgttgtgtaccagagtttagtctgaggtcactaattattttagtcagagcagtttctgtaccgtggcatgctctgaagcctgattgaaattcctccaggatgttgtttaaCAATAATAAGACATTAACACATGAAAAAAAGCCATGAAATGTATcttcaattgtttttttaaacttattctGTGTTTCAGAAATATGATCTGTCAGGGAGTTTCATTCAACCATAACTATATACAGCACAGTGCATTGTTTCAGATTGTTCTGGTGTGCGCTGTATGTACACGGTGTGTTCTTTACTTCAAGATCTGTCCACATTAACAATGTATTCTAAGTAGTCTCCCCACTTCGCCACATACTTCTCAGTCCTTGCCTTAGAGctgaaatagtttttgtatgATGTTACATTTGCCAACACTGGGAACCATTCCTGAAAACAGGGCTTACCTGGGTTTCTCTAGTTTCTCATTATAACTTGCTCTCCCACCATTATACTGGCCTCTATAAAATATGTGGCTCCACAGTGAGATCTCGTTTGTGGATCAACTgatcaactgtttttttttttatatgttcatGAACCTTTAGCCAAAGGTTCTGAATCTTGGGACATTCCCAGAGAAGGTAAAGAAGAGTCCCTTCAGAGCTGCAGCTCTTCCAACAGTCAGTGTTGTCCCTGGGCTTCAGCCTAAACAGTCTGGAGAGGGGCCAATAAAAGCTTCACTTTACATGTGAAATTAACTGTTCACATGTAAAGGGTTGAAAGAAACAGTGATACAGTCAGCTTACAGTATCTATAGAGACTGACTTATTTTATATCAGATATTGAAGTGACCTCTTTCATATTTTGATTTTCATGTCAAACATTTTGGAATAgcaatttgacatttttcctattttcaaaaacaatagCATGACGTCTGTCACGGGCTGATGGTCAGACCGTTGAAGGCTGCCAGGTGTTTGGTCGCAGACCAGACAGCCAGACACAGACGGATGCCCGGTGATAATGCTCCGAGGGATGGTAAATGTCTCTCTTTGGCCCGGACCAGCAGCTGAGATGTTGAAATGTACTTGAGGTTTGTAGAGAAAGCTTTAAGAGGAGAACCAGACGTCTATCATGAAATGTTTCCAGGGTCCCGAGTCTAGCCCTCTTTGTCCTTCCCTTCCCACATTCTCCAACAGATGGAATTTAGAAAAGGTTTAGAAAAAGTTTGCAGAGGCATGTCGAACAAgttaaatgacattaaattCTAATTCAAAACATCTGGCATGCAGTTATTCAATTTAATAACTGGCTATCTGGAGATGAGCGAGGAGATCAAGTCCACATTTATGATACAGGTTCATGATGTTTGGGAAAAAACAGTGGCCAGCTGGAATCAAGATTTTCTCCCTTAAGACCCAGGCACAATCCAGttcagacatttctttttagaGTTGGTTGACTGTGTACCGGCTGATTTAAGGAATTCTTTATGCTATTATATTGCAAAACCCCAAAAGAGAGTAGACATAAAGATTCAGGGAATAAAAGCTTCATCTTGActctaaatataataataaaaataataaaaaatgtacatttagctCATATATTATAAGTAATAGCAGTACTCTGACAATCCCTTATAGAATAAAATACTATGTATTGGAACAACATACAATTTATCATTTGAACTATAGTAGGAAGGGGACACTCCCTCGTCCCTACGCTGTGCCACTTTCACAACTGTAGAGTGCAAGGACACTCCCCTTTGCTTTAAAAGCTGTGCCTGTGTCCACAAAACCATCTCACCTCTGCTGAGATTTTGCCTCAGCATCTGGATTTTTCCATCATTCTGTGTTTAAAATAGGTGATTAATCTGATTTTACTGATCCACAAGTGGAAACTCAGTTATTTTTCCTAACATAGCTTCTCCGGAGGTGTGTCCCACATTGAAGCACTGAATGATGGGTGTGTGGGCCAGAGCAGCGGCTCTGTCTCTGGTGCTGCAACAGCTGGTGCTCACTGTCACAGCTCAAGGCATTAGTAAGTACTCTTCACCGTCCATGCCCTTCtggaaaacatttgtgtgtgtagatcagCACATGTCTATTTCAAGTGATTGTCTTTTCCAGTTATTTATTCCTAACAATCTGTTGTCTTCTAAATGTGTAATCTGCAGCAAGCCTGCAAACAACGAGGGGAATTCTGCtcatttgtttggcttttttttgtGGTTAACAGAAGCTAACTGCCAGCTGAGAAAGTGCTTTTGCAAAACTATGATTTGCCTGGAATCTACACACAAATGTTTCCATATAATTTAGTGTCACTTCGTATTATTCTTGAATTCAGCTAATGGTTGCgtgcatgtgtttttgtgcagtatgtgtgcgtgcatgtgagtgtgagtgtgagtgtgtggcaGCGGGTTTGTTCCAGTGGAAATACTTTACTGCTGCTCCTTTCTGCAACTCTGGTCCACCACTCTATAAAACACAGCAGGATACACACAagaacctccacacacacacactcacacactcacaatcacacacacacacacacacacacacacacacacacacacacacacacacacacacacacacacacacacacacacacaggtacagtgtCACACAGTACCATGACTCAGCAGTAGCAATCCATAGTACACTGTGAGCCATAtccatcaaaaaacacacagaaaacttTCAATTAAtagtgaaaaaaagaaactcagcTCCTCTTACGGTGTACCAGATCGAGCGCTTTCGCTCACGATAGTGTACGTCGCCTtgaacaaaagcgtcagctaaatgaactgtaaccTTTCAGTTAATATGTGCTGAATATGTTCTAAGCTCCTTGTGACCACTTTACTCTCACTGTCTATGTTAACCTGTGCCTTTTCTCTGAACTCTCTTGTCACACTTATGGTACATTGGGTCCACAGCAGTAGAATGCAGGTTTTTAACAATCCTCTCCTGTGTTAGTCTACGACCTGCTGGTGTCTCCAGACTGCCTGCCAGACTTATTCCAAGGAAGCCTGAAGAACAAAGGGCGAGATGAGgcattcctcctctcctccttcaggCTCGACAGCAAGGcccccacctctctctacaGTGTCATCAACCCCAAAGACAACACCAAGTACCTGGAGCTCAGCGTGCAGGCCAAACTGAGCAAGGGTGAATTATTCTACCAACACATATAGCGGTGTCTGTGACATCTACTGAAACAGACTTTATCAGCTCTCTTGTTTTTTAACTCGTGTACTCCTGctgcctttctctctgttttctcctctgtctttctcgcttctctccatctctagtGACCATTCGTTACCAGAAGACTGACGGCAGATTTGCCACAACCAGTTTCAACCACGCTTCCCTGGCAGATGGCAGAGATCACCATGTAATGCTGCATGCCAGAGGTTTACAGGGCGGCACACCTCGCCTAAACATATACGTGGACTGCAGACTGGTGCACACTTTGAATGATCTGCCAGCTGCGTTTGGGTCTCTCCCCCCTGGGCCCAACAAGGTGGCACTTAGGACCCTGCAGTCGAGTGGGAAGGTGAATAAGAGGTTTACAGTTGAggataaatgtaacatttaggGGCAGAGATATTCTGCATAGAAAAGTagtatataatagtataaatgACGTTAGAGCAGTGCAACAACTTGATAGTTATTTGCCACATGCATTTCATTCTGATTATTCAATTTGTCTCTGTCTTTTATTCCTTTGTTAGGATGAACTGACTGACTTGAAGCTGGTGATAGAGGACACCATAGACAATGTGGCGACTCTGCAGGACTGCAGCGTGGATCAGCGTCAATCGCTGCAGCTGCTAAGTGAGAACTTAAGTCATTCCTACTTAAACTGGATCGATGTGTGATGTTTATCTAATTCTCTAATTCTGATTTGTGAAATTCCCTCAGGTATCCAGGAAGGTGAGACGTCACATGACCAGATCACCATGCAGGAGCTGAAGACCATGTTATCTGAGATGAAGGTGCTGCTCCACCAGCAGGTAACCTGTTCTGTGTGCCAGTCTTGTGTGTCTCACATGGGTAACTCCCAATGAAAAGGgaaacaacttttattttcattttgttgaagattatttggaaaataaataaaatgaccaCAGTATTTTCAACATAGACTTCTAATTAACAGTccaataatttaataatgatgTTGTTAACACCACGTTGATGCTGGGGTGAAATTAAATGGatgaagacagaagatagaagaatGTGGGCTGATTCACAACCATTTGgaatttccttttccttttggATAAGATTGGTTCAGTAATTTATTATGAAAAGTGAGAATCCAGACTGTGAGGAGGACCTGCTTGAGCGCTCTTATTTTAAGACTTTATGTAACTTCAGCAACAGAAAGCTGCGTAAAAGCAAAATTCACCTCAGCAGCAGATAGAAGTGGATGATTTCAGACGTGCATTGTGCATTTTTTCATACGATGCTTGTTATATAGTTCAGCATCTCACACTTTTCAGACACTTTGAGAGAATCCTTTATATAAGAAAACCAGCCACCGGAGCTTCCCTTAGCAGACACACATTTTATAGCTTTTTACATAAGATTCTGAAATGCCTCCAATGATATAAGCTGTAAAGTAACAACACATTTACCCGAGCGACACTGTTAGTCCTCACAAACAGTCCTTTCTCTCTGGTTAAGATTAAGGAGACCACTCTTCTGAGGAACACCATCGCAGAGTGTCTTGCCTGTGGTAAGCAGAACAACAACGACGATCATTTATACAGTGTTTAAACACTACTGACAGGGACATTTCAACAGGGcgctttctttctgtctttttgtgcCCACAGGCCTCGGGGGCAATCCAACCAACACAGGTCCAGCTCCAAGTCCTGCACAATTTGTCATGCCGCCTGATcctgagtctgagcctgagcctgagcctcAGCCTCAACCTCAACCTCTGAGTCAGTGCCCACCTGGTACCTGCTTCAGACAGAACATGTGCATCCACTCAGAGTCAGGGGGTTTCCAGTGTGCCCCCTGTCCTGAAGGATATACAGGAGACGGGGTGCACTGTGACGACGTAGATGAGGTATGGATGATATGTTTcccagtgtgtgcatgtgtctttgCAACCAGTAAAAGTAGCACTAATTATCATTTgactgtttatttgtgtgtctcaGTGCCAGTTTAAGCCATGTTACCCTGGTGTCCGGTGTGTCAACACTGCTCCTGGTTTTCGCTGTGAGAAATGTCCTCTGGGCTACAGCGGACCAGAGATAAATGGAGTTGGAGTTGCCTATGCTAAATCCCACAAACAGGTACAACAAACGAAATTGCTACGCTGTACATAAAACAtgaattctgttttatttatctgtgcCTTTTTGCAGAATATGAAaacttttctttatattttcaattCAATTGAAAATACTTTATTCGTGGGGAAATTCAattcaaacagaaatacatattgacaATTAATGTACACTAAACAAATTCTAAATATacaactttttcttttctttttacaattgcATCATCAGCCcaacatataattaaattataattaaacaGCTTCTTTGCTTGTAAATGCCAGTCTGTGCACAAATGTCTGTTTCTTGTCTGTTTTAACTTCAAAATCAAATTGCCTTCATGgattaaataaagttgtattgaaCTGAATTTAAAAGGTTgacaaatgtgttaaaatagACATACACAGGGATTAATAGCAGCTATATCTGACACGGGTCCAAGTGCCAAAGCCAAACTTCCTCCTATTTGTCTTACATACAGGTGATCTAAAACACAAGTCATCACAGAGGACAATAGCTGGGCTCATTGATAATCTTATGTTATAAGACTTTGAGCTGTAGATTACTGGGGATCTTTGTGTTTTGCCAATCATTTTAGAACCGAGGTTAACAACATCTTGCATTGAATGTTTGTCCTTTTTACAAAGGAATATAAACCAGCAAATGAATCAAAGAAAGAataagaaagaataaaacattgtCAATACTCTCTGATCCACATGTAGACAGTAGAGATCCTGTTGAGCCTTTTTCACAATCTGTATATTCTCAAAATCTCAATCTGTCTTCAAATATAGTTCGTATTTGTAGGGCTGGATGTTTTCAACACTTGtgctataaatgtgttttggttcatttctttagtttttgaTACATTCAATTCATCTGTCCTTTCCAGGTGTGTGAAGATATAGATGAGTGTCTGGACCCGCCTGAGAATGAAGATTGCACTGCCAACTCGCACTGCTACAACACTATAGTAAGACCACTAGTGTATGGTTATTATCACACTCTCTTATAGCAGGACGCCCGGGTTTCTGACTCAGTATTGTCACCACCAGGGTTCTTTCCGTTGTGGAGAGTGTAAAACTGGCTTCACAGGTGACCAGACAAGAGGCTGCCATGGTACCAGGCTTTGCCCTAACGGTAAACCCAGCCCCTGCGACGACAATGCAGTGTGTGTCATAGAGAGAGACGGCAGCATCAGCTGTGTGGTGAGCGTTTAGAAAATACTGACTTCCCCTTCGACCCCTGGATCATGAGTGTGAATCACAAACTGTTCATCattacacaatttaaaaacaatttaaatgcctttttcttcttgtgtGTTAGTGTGGCGTTGGTTGGGCAGGTAATGGCTATGTGTGTGGAAAGGACACAGATATCGATGGATATCCTGACATCAAGCTCCCGTGCAGAGACAACAACTGTAAGCAGGTACTCATTTCTACACACTCTACCCTCTTCTGCATTTAATTCCTGCTAGTATTATACATTAATGGTGTGtgatttgctttgttttctACAGGATAACTGCGTGTTTGTGCCAAACTCTGGCCAAGAGGATGCGGACAGGGACGGGATGGGTGACTCCTGTGATGATGATGCAGACAGTGATGGCATTATTAACGTAGATGTAGGTAGTTTCAGCTCTCACACATTTACTTGGACTGGAGGAATTTAACTCTCTCACTTCAGCCCGTGCACTATACAGTAAACTTAATTTTTTCTGTCATAGGACAACTGCTGGCTCATTCCTAACGTGAACCAAAGGAATAGCGATAAGGATCTCCATGGTGACGCCTGTGACAACTGCAGAACAGTCGAAAATCCCTCACAGAGAGATACTGACCAGGACGGGCTGGGAGACGAATGTGATGAGGATATGGATGGGGACGGTAAGTCGGTTTGTTGCAGGGATGGGACGATGTGGGATTTTATTTGAATCTTTTGATTTTTAAGCATATTTGGATGATTATCGGGATAATGTCGTGGATTGAAATACTTTTTTCCTATTGTCCCATGCCAAGTTTGTTATTATAGAACAATCAAATAAGTGTTATAGAGCGTGTAATTAGaggttacatttttataaatggtCAAATTGGCTTAAAAGGCTGGACGGTCATTACTGAGGGATGTGTAGTAACTGGACCATTACTGCGTTTATTGCATCAATTAGAGGTAATAAATTTAGAAACACAAAACCAAATGGCTAAAAATCGCATTAAACCACTCCCGTGTCTGTGAGGGGACTCCAAACCACACACTGTCTAGACAAGAGTATAACCTTCACGATCCTGTTTGGTGGAaagtgtgtacctctgtgttGCTTTCACTGGAGTGGCTGCACTTCATCTGTTCAAAACGTCCTTCTGGTCTTTTTCGTGTCTTTTCCGTTTCCAATTCACATCTTCTACCAGATAGATCGATGGCTTTCAGGATAACAACTCAAGCCTCattaacaaaaaagaagaagtagaaaacaGGGTTTCATGTTAAAATGTTCCATCTGGAATCAGAAGTGTTTTCTCACAAACGTTTCTCACATACTTCACCTGATCGACCTTTCAGAGCGCCTCTCATTTGTTCCATTTGGAAACACAGTTTTAACTTCTCGTCTTTGTGTGTGCTCGCATGCTTACCTTTTACATGTTTGCGCATGTTGCAGGTTTAGACTCTGTTTGTTGACCCCTGTCCATTCATTTTGGCAGAGCTCCAACCTCTTGATCATTCGGTTATGTCTTTAACTCCAAGGCTGGATTGCTAAGCGCTTGGTCATGTCTGTCTCCTcgttaaaaaagcatttttccaCCGTCAGCCTCCGCCAGGCATTAAAGGCCACTGGAAACTATTTCGCCTTCGTCTTCAACAAACACTGCCATCTGGTGATGCATTTGACAGACCGTGCCTGACTGTGGGCTGCGTTCTGCCGTGCTTTTTTGATTTTCCTGTCAACGCTTTTACGCACGACGCAGAAATAAAAGTGCTCAGGTGTTTATGTTCGCAGGCTTGAAGAATATTCTTGACAACTGCCAGCGAGTCCCCAACGcagaccagagagacagagacaacgATGGCGTGGGAGACGTCTGTGACAGCTGTCCTGATATGTTCAACCCCAACCAGGTAACAAACCAAACAACAACCTGAAAACGATTAATCTGCTGCCATAACTCTGAccaacagtgtttgttttgtctacCTGCAGTCTGACTCAGATGATGACCTTGTAGGAGATACCTGTGACGACAACATCGACAGGTAGAGTCCACTGCCATGACCTGTGGTATGAAGATGTGTAAAGTTTTGCCATTTGTTTGACCTGCCCTACCTCCTCTTTGTCAGTGATGGTGACGGCCATCAGAACACTAAAGACAACTGTCCCACAATCATCAACTCCTCTCAGCTGGACACTGACAAGGATGGAATGGTTTTAATCTCCTCCTTCATACTTTACTTAATTTATCTAATTCATCATATGTCATTCATTCTTATTATGTTTACACTACTACAAATGTGCTACTGTGTCTTGACAGGGAGATGAATGTGACGATGACGACGATAACGACGGCATCCTGGACGATGATGATAACTGCAGACTTGTTGCTAACCCAGACCAAAAGGACTCAGATGGTAAGTAGCACTTCATGTTTGTCCCTTTTTTTATTACCTTTCTAGACCTTCATGTTTGAACCTgggtgtgtacatgcatgtgttcaGTATGTGTGTCCCTAAGCTGTGTCCTTGTATTTCAGATAACGGAGTTGGAGACGCATGCGAAGGAGATTTTGACAAAGACAACGTCATTGACATAATCGACCACTGCCCAGAGAACGCTGAGGTCACCCTGACCGACTTCAGAGCCTATCAGACCGTCGTGCTGGATCCAGAGGGGGACTCTCAGATTGACCCCAACTGGGTGGTCCTCAATCAGGTAAACAGCAGCCAAAGTTCACACAGCTCTCATAGTCTTTCATAGCGAGCCTCTGTTACAGTGTATTACCTGCTTCTGACTGcactttacattacagctcAGTAATGACATGTAATAGTGGGATAATAGTTTTAAATAAAGAGGTAATAATTAAGTAATATTAACatttggtatgtgtgtgtaatattagACTGACACTTATGTAACAGGGTAATAAtaaggaaacacatttaaagatagCGACGAGGCAAAACTAATACAATTAATTGGATGAAATTGTAATATTAATGCGGTAATAACCCTGATAATAATGAGGTAATATAGGTTAATGTTATCACAATGATATAGATTACTATCAGTGTCAAAATCCCATGAAAAGTCTCTGAAGTCAAAATTGGTAATTACCATATTATAATGCTGAAATCCCTCCTCCCTTATGTTCCAAATACTCGCTTTTGTTTTAGGGtaatatttaacaaatgtttaatgCTGTGACCTTGAAACAGGTGTGGTAGTTTATGTGTATCAGTCCATATTCTATACAACATTACTATAATACTGTACTGAAACGTAACATTTGATCAattcttcattttaaacatcatttaaaaatctaATGAGTCTCATAATAGTACAAATAAAGGGAAGCTACTCTCTTTTGTCCTGACAGGGCATGGAGATAGTTCAGACAATGAACTCTGACCCCGGCCTTGCTGTAGGTAAGCACAGAATACCGTCATGCTGTCACATTCCCATCTGCTTTAACATAATAGAATATTTCttcttcagtgtgttttttgtcaGCCTTTGCATAACATGCTATGTATTTCTTCTCCACTTTTCTCGTCTGTAGGCTACAAAGCGTTCAGTGGGGTTGACTTTGAGGGAACATTCCACGTGAACACGGTGACAGACGACGACTACACTGGCTTCATCTTCGGCTACCAGGACTCCTCCTCCTTCTACGTGGTGATGTGGAAACAGACAGAACAAACCTACTGGCAGGCTGCGCCCTTCAGAGCAGTCGCTGACCCGGGAATACAACTCAAGGTAAATGGCTGCATTTCTACACGCTGCAAGGCCTGGCCAATCAAGGGTTTAAAtgtcttgcccaa from Cottoperca gobio chromosome 9, fCotGob3.1, whole genome shotgun sequence includes:
- the thbs4a gene encoding thrombospondin-4a, with translation MMGVWARAAALSLVLQQLVLTVTAQGIIYDLLVSPDCLPDLFQGSLKNKGRDEAFLLSSFRLDSKAPTSLYSVINPKDNTKYLELSVQAKLSKVTIRYQKTDGRFATTSFNHASLADGRDHHVMLHARGLQGGTPRLNIYVDCRLVHTLNDLPAAFGSLPPGPNKVALRTLQSSGKDELTDLKLVIEDTIDNVATLQDCSVDQRQSLQLLSIQEGETSHDQITMQELKTMLSEMKVLLHQQIKETTLLRNTIAECLACGLGGNPTNTGPAPSPAQFVMPPDPESEPEPEPQPQPQPLSQCPPGTCFRQNMCIHSESGGFQCAPCPEGYTGDGVHCDDVDECQFKPCYPGVRCVNTAPGFRCEKCPLGYSGPEINGVGVAYAKSHKQVCEDIDECLDPPENEDCTANSHCYNTIGSFRCGECKTGFTGDQTRGCHGTRLCPNGKPSPCDDNAVCVIERDGSISCVCGVGWAGNGYVCGKDTDIDGYPDIKLPCRDNNCKQDNCVFVPNSGQEDADRDGMGDSCDDDADSDGIINVDDNCWLIPNVNQRNSDKDLHGDACDNCRTVENPSQRDTDQDGLGDECDEDMDGDGLKNILDNCQRVPNADQRDRDNDGVGDVCDSCPDMFNPNQSDSDDDLVGDTCDDNIDSDGDGHQNTKDNCPTIINSSQLDTDKDGMGDECDDDDDNDGILDDDDNCRLVANPDQKDSDDNGVGDACEGDFDKDNVIDIIDHCPENAEVTLTDFRAYQTVVLDPEGDSQIDPNWVVLNQGMEIVQTMNSDPGLAVGYKAFSGVDFEGTFHVNTVTDDDYTGFIFGYQDSSSFYVVMWKQTEQTYWQAAPFRAVADPGIQLKVVKSKTGPGEYLRNSLWHTGDTPDQVRLLWKDPRNVGWKDKVSYRWFLQHRPQVGYIRARFFEGPKLVADTKVIIDTSMRGGRLGVFCFSQENIIWSNLKYRCNDTIPADYDLNAQNTE